Proteins from one Brevibacillus humidisoli genomic window:
- the plsY gene encoding glycerol-3-phosphate 1-O-acyltransferase PlsY, with protein MMNWLASLVISYLLGSISFSYLLGKKLAGIDIRTQGSGNAGATNTLRVLGTGPAIVVLILDAVKGLAAMGAAHWLTDGNPVVYAFAGIFAIIGHNWPLFFGFRGGKGIATALGVSIGLSPTSFLLSALITVVVIYVTRYVSVGSLVYVTIFPLFLYLFGSELAYVWVSLLVTFFAYIRHYSNIVNLLEGKERKLGERSSRKLN; from the coding sequence ATGATGAACTGGCTTGCCAGTCTTGTGATCAGCTACCTGTTAGGGTCGATCAGCTTTAGTTACCTGTTGGGGAAAAAATTAGCCGGGATTGATATCCGGACGCAGGGAAGCGGCAATGCGGGCGCTACCAACACACTGCGCGTGCTGGGCACCGGTCCTGCCATTGTTGTTTTGATCCTGGACGCCGTAAAGGGACTAGCCGCGATGGGAGCAGCTCATTGGCTCACAGACGGCAACCCTGTCGTGTACGCATTCGCTGGAATTTTCGCGATCATCGGACACAATTGGCCGCTGTTTTTTGGTTTTCGGGGAGGTAAGGGTATTGCTACCGCCCTCGGCGTCTCAATCGGGCTCTCTCCAACGTCATTTCTCCTTTCTGCTCTGATCACGGTCGTCGTCATTTATGTTACCCGTTACGTATCAGTTGGTTCTTTGGTCTATGTTACCATATTTCCCTTATTCCTCTATCTATTCGGCAGTGAATTAGCCTACGTCTGGGTAAGCCTGCTGGTCACCTTTTTTGCATACATCAGACACTACTCCAATATCGTCAATCTGCTCGAGGGAAAAGAGCGTAAACTGGGAGAGCGGTCTAGTCGAAAACTAAACTGA